GGAGGTTGTCGATGTCGCCGAGCGCCGCACCCTCGCCCGCGAAGGCGCGGATGAAGTCGCCGTCGAGGCCGACCGAGCCGACGGTGATGGTCGGCCGGCCGGTCAGCCTCTTGGTCCAGCCCGCCAGGTTCAGGTCGGAGCCCTCGAACTCCGGGAGCCAGTAGCGCCGGGTGGAGGCGTGGAACACGTCGACGCCCGCCGCCGCCAGCGGGGCCAGGATCGCCTCCAGCTCCTGCGGGGTCTGCGCGAGGCGGGCGTCGTAGGCCTCCTGCTTCCACTGGGAGTAGCGGAAGATCACCGGGAAGTCGGCCGGGACGCGCTCGCGGACCGCGGCCACGATCTCCGCGGCGAACTTCGTACGGGCCACCGCGTCGCCGCCGTAGGTGTCGGTGCGGCGGTTGGTCCGCTCCCACAGGAACTGGTCGAGCAGGTAGCCGTGGGCACCGTGGAGTTCGACTCCGTCGAAGCCGATCCGCTCGGCCTCCGCGGCGGCGTCGGCGAACGCGCCGATGACGTCGTCGAGGTCGGTGCGGGTCATCGCCCTGCCGGTCCCCTCGGTGCCGTCGACGCGGATGCCGGAGGGGCCGACAGCGGGGGCGTCGGCATACGGTGCCTCGCCCTGCTTGCGCACCATGCCTATGTGCCACAGCTGGGGCACGATCGTGCCGCCCGCCTCGTGCACGGCCGCGGCGACCTTCGCCCACCCCGCCAGCTGGTCCTCGCCGTGGAACCGCGGGACCCGGTCGCTCTGCCCGGCGGAGTCGTGACCGACGTAGGTGCCCTCGGTGACGATCAAGCCCACCCCGGCGGCGGCCCGGCCGGCGTAGTACGCCTGGACATCCTCGCCGGGCACGCCGCCGGGGGAGAACATCCGCGTCATCGGCGCCATCGCGATGCGGTTGGGGACGGTCAGGCCGTTCAGCTTGATCGGCCGGGACAGGATCTCGGCCGCGCGGGAAGCGGTGGACGTGGTGCCGGTCATGCGGATCCTCCGGAGTGAGGCTGTGGCTCGTCGGACGGCAACGAGAAGTGCATAGTACACACTCTATGTATCATGCATATTGCCGCGTCCGACCGTCGAGCGGCTCGCCCGCAGGCGAGCCGCGCGGGGGCCGCCGGTCCCCTCGGGCGCACAGGTCCGCGATAATGGGGCGCCGGAATAAACGGGAGGCGCAGTGCTGGAGAAACTGGAGCGGGAGCTGATGCTGCTCTCGCGGCACCAGGTGCTTGCCCGGCGCGAGCGCGACCCCGAACGCCTGGAGCGGTCGGCGTACCTGCTGCTCAGCCGGATCGACACGGAAGGCCCCATGTCCATCGGACAGTTGGCGGACGCCTTCGCGCTCGACACCTCGACGGTGAACCGCCAGACGGCCGCGCTGCTGCGCTGCGGACTGGCCGAGCGCGTCGCGGACCCCGAAGGCGGCATGGCCCGCAAGCTGTGCATCACCGCTGAAGGCGGGCGCCGGCTCGCCCAAGACCGTGAGGTCAACCGGTCCTGCCTGGCCCGGGTGGTCGCCGGCTGGTCCCCCGAGGAAGTGCGGGAGCTGGAGGACGTCCTGGTCCGGCTCAACCGCAGCGCCGAGGCCCTCGAAGGGCGGTTCTGGCCGCGCACGGAGGAAGACGACGCGCGCACCGCATGCCGACCGCCGACCCCACGCGAATCCCCGACCGCCGCTCCGCGGGAACCCGCGACTCCCGCCCCGTAGGCCCGCCCGCGGCGAGCCCCGTGGAACGCCCGCACGTCGGGCGGCGCCCGGGTCGGTCAGTGGGCGCGCTCGCGCGCCGGCGGGCCATGACGCTGCCCGAGATCAGTCCTCACTCGTCCGAGGGCGAGCCGTGCGCAACAACTCGGCCATCGACCGGCCTGCCACGCGGAGCGGTTCCGGATCGCGGGCGGCCCGGCTCAGCATGAAGGCCCCCTCCAGCATCATGACCATCGAGTACGCGAGGGACCGTGCCCTCTCCGGTTCGGCCACCCAGCGACCGAACCACTGCGTCGCGGCATCGACCCACTCTTCGAACACCTCCGCCGTCGCGACCCGCAGCACTTCATCGCTGCCGGCGACCTCCAGTGCCACCGTCCCGATCGGGCACGCGTCGGCGTAGTCGGCAGCCGCAAGGTCGTTCGCGGCCGCTTCGAATGCGTGCACGAGGGATTCCATCGGGTCCGGCACGCTGTCCAGCAGGGCCAGCACCATGCGGCCGTACTCGGTTCCGGACGTTCGGATCGCGTCCTCGGCCAGTTGCTGCTTGCCACCGGGAAAGAAGTGGTAGATCGAGCCGAACGGTGCGTCCGCCTCCGCCGCGATGCGCTTCAGGCCGGTGGCCGCGTAGCCGTGGCGACGAAACAGCACCGTGGCGGCACCCTGGATCCTGGCTCGTGTGTCCGACCGTCCCATTGCGTTCCGCCTCTCTTCGCTCCAAGATTACAGTAGAACGATCTATCTAGAGGGGGCGCGATGCCCAGGGTCGAGTTGTCGTCCGGACCGATCGACTTCCAGGACACCGGGGGAGAAGGGCCTGTGCTGGTGTTCGGCCACGGCCTGCCCATGAACGAGACCCAGTGGCGCAAGGTCGTCCCGCGCTTGGACGGATACCGCTGTGTCCTGCCCACGCTGCCCCTCGGTGGCCACCGTCACCCGATGAACCCGGATGCCGACCTGTCCCAGCGCGGTGTCGCCCTGCTGCTGGGGGAGTTCATCGAGGCACTCGGTCTCGACGAGGTGACTCTCGTGCTCAACGACTGGGGTGGGGGCCAGTTCCTGGTGTCGGAAGGGCGGGCGCAGCGAGTCGCGCGCCTGGTACTGGTGGCCTGCGAGGCCTTCGACAACTTTCCTCCCGGGCCCGCCAAGGTCATGGCCCGGGTGTGTGGGGTCCCCGGCGGCGTCCGGCTCCTGACGAGGCTCATGCGCCTTCCCGCGTTCCGCCACAACCGGGGCGGATACGGCGGGATGAGCCTGCGCGGGATCCCCGACGAGATCATGGACGACTGGTTCGCTCCGGCCACTCGAAGCAGGGCCATTCGCAGGGATTTCGCGAAGTTCGCCACCGGGGCCCCGAACCGTGAGACCTTGCTCGCCTGGAGCGAGCGCCTGAGCGACTTCGATCGTCCCGTACTGGTCGTCTGGGCCACCGAGGACCGATTGATGCCACGCGAGCACGGCCCCCGGTTGGCCGAGCTGTACCCGCAGGGGCGGCTGATCGAGATCGCGGACTCGTCCACTCTGATCCCTGAGGATCAGCCCGAACGACTCGCCGAAGTGCTCACCGACTTCCTGATCCAGACCGGAGCGGAGCCGGTTCGGCACGTCGACTGAAGTGCGAGAGCGGTAGCCGGATCCCGGGAAGACGACCGACATGGCCATCGCCGGCACGTGGGCCTTCCTCGTCGATCGTGGCCTGACCGCGCAGGCGCCCCTGGCCCACCGGGTCGCCGCGCCCTCCGGTGCTTTGCGGCCACCGACGGCGCAGGCGGCGAGTGCACGGTGATGTGCGACGGGATGACTGGTTCCCGTCATTTGTCCGCTGTGGGCAGCCTGCGAAGTCCATCCCTGTCGCATGGACCCCATACGCCTTTCCCTGCGTCAACAGGGGGCGTCGCACCTCCAAACCCCTCCTTATAAGCGTGTGCAGAATGACCGGATCGTTGCGGCAAAGTCATGGTGACTATTCCTGCACTGCTACAGTTTTCCACCCGTACATCTTTCGGCCCCGACTCGGGCGCCGCTCGTGGTGATACGGAGGGTGGCGAAAGGGGGCCGTGTTGTCGGGGGCTGGTCGGCTTTCGTGTGTCGTGTGGCACTTTCATCGCCGGGGAGTGGCTCCTCTATCCGATGTCTCTGCACGTGCAATCGGTGAGACCGGGGAGTTCGCGCGCCCGCCGGCGCATGCGCCGGCGCGTCCTGCACCCCCTCCACCAGGCTCTTACGGAGGTGTCCTTGTCCGTTCAGCACACTCGTTCGATGCTCGCGCGCGGCCTGAGCGTTCTGCGTTGCTTTCGTCCGGGCGAGCCGGAACTTCAGCTGTCTGAAATAGCGCGCAGAGCCGATATGCCCAAGGCGACCGCGCATCGGATCATCTCGGAACTTGTCGAGGAGGGAATGCTGGAGCGGGGTGAGAGGGGCTTACGGCTGGGTGTCTCTCTTTTTGCGCTGGGTGCGCGCGTTCCCCGGCAGCTCACGCTGCGAAGCCTGGCCTTTCCGTATGCGGAACAGCTTCATCATGTCACTCGTGGGAGCGCGTTCATTTTCATTTCCGACGCGACCGGCCCGGACGCGGCGCTGGTGGACGCGGTACGCCGCGCCCACGGTGCGGGCGCCGAGATCGGAGTCGAGGAAGAGGCCCGTGCGTCGGTGCAGGCCGCGACCCGGATCTTCCAGGCGTTCGCGGCCGGCCCGCCCCTGCCCTTCTCCGCCGCGTGGGAGGACGGGGAAGGGGAAGCCGGACGGGTGCGGCACCAGGGGTTCGTGGCCGTGCGCGGGGCGAGCGGCGCCGTCGGCATCGCGGCTCCCGTGCTCACGGCGTCCAGCACGGCGGTGGGCGCCTTGGCCGTCACCGGTCCACAGGGGCGGCTCCAGGTCGTCGGGGCGGTCTCGCACCTGAGGGCGGCGTGCGCCGCAGTCTCCCGTGCGCTCCAACGGACCCCCGACATGGCGCCGGCCCATTGAGGGCCGGATGAATGCCGCGTGAAGGCCTGCTGAGGCGAGCCCTGTCGTACCCGTGCGGGCCCCCTCGTCGCGCGGGTACGGCAGGGCCGCACCGGACGCCGCCCCGAAGAGCCGACCCCAATGCCGTCGCGGACGCGGTGCCCGGGAACCGGGTGCGGCGCGGGGAACAGCTCCCGGTGTTAGCGGAACTGGACCCCCCGCTGCCCGGCAGGCGGGCCGGCTCCGGCCGTAGCCCCCGGCGCCGGCCCGGGTCCCGGTCCGGCGCCGTGCTCCGTGCCGTGCGGGCCCGTGCGCGGGCCGGTGTCGGGCATGGTGACGCTCCTCGGTGGGTCCGTACGGTGGTCGACGCGCGGAGCGGGGCGACGGGAGATCGATTCTGGCCGCGGCCCGCCCCGGCCGACGTCGGACTCCTGGTGGGCCGCCGCCCAACGTCACTGTGGAGGCCTGAACTCGGCCGGTACGGCGGCGCACACGGCGTCCAGGATCGCGAGGGCCTCCTCGGCCTCGTCGTCCGAGGCCACCAGTGGCGGGAGCAGCCGGAGCACCTCCGGACGACCCAGGCACGGCGAGACCACCAGCCCCTTGCGGCCGAGCTCCATCAGCACGTCCCCGGCCGCCGCGGCGGTGGCGAACTCCACGCCCCACATGAGCCCCCGGCCCCGCACCCGCGTCACCAGACCGGAGTGCCGGCCGGCGATCCGTGCCAGGCCGTCGGCGAGCAGACGCTCCAGCACGGCTCCGCGCGGGGCGAGTTCCTCCACGGCCGCAAGAGTCGCGAGGCCGGCGGCCGCACCGAGCGGATGGCCGGAGAACGTCGTGGTGTGGGTGAACGGGTCGGCCGTCAGCGGGGCGTAGAGCTCCGGCGTGGCCAGTACCGCGGACAGCGGCTGCACACCGCCGCCGAGCGCCTTGCCGAGGAGTACCGCGTCGGGACGCACCCCCGCGTCCGTACTGACCAGCCGCGGTCCGCACCGGCGCAGCCCCGTCTGGATCTCGTCCGCGATCACGAAGGCGCCGTGCGCGTGCGCGGCATCGGCGAGCGCCCGTAGGAAACCGGGCTCCAACGCCCGTACCCCGCCCTCGCCCTGGACCGGCTCGACGAGCACGGCCGCCACCCCGTCCCCCGCGAACGCCGCGGGTATCGCCGCCGGATCGGCCGCCATGTGGGTCACGCCGCCCAGCAGGGGTTCCAGAGCGCGCCGGTAGCGCGCGTTCCAGGTCGCGGCGAGCGCGCCGAGGGACTTGCCGTGGTACGCGCCCTCGATCGCGATCACCCGGGTGCGGCCCGAGGCGAGACGGGCCAGCTTGAGGGCCGCCTCGACCGCGTCGCAACCGTTGAGCCCGAGCCACACCTTGGTCAGCCGGCCCGGATCACCCCAAGCCGCCAGCCGCCGTGCCAGTTCGGCGGTCGTACGGTTGGCCAGGACCCGGGTCGACACCGGCATCGCGTCCAGCTCGCGGCGCACGGCGGCCAGGACGGCCGGGTGGCGCTGCCCGAGCAGGGTCACGGCGTAGCTCCCGAAGTCCAGCGCGCCACGGCCGTCGGAGAGCAGCAGGCGGGCACCCTCGCCGCGCATCTCGATCGCTCCGGAGCCGTTCATCCCGTACATCAGGGCCAGTTGCGGGGACTGATGGCTGCGCGTCGCGCCGAGCGCGTCCCGGGCGGCTCCGAGTCCGTCGCTCGCGGTCATCGGTTCCGTCCTCTCCTCGCCCGGCCTCGACGATCCGAGGCGGGCGTGATGGGAATCCGTCCAGGGACGGTTCTATCGCCCCGCTCCATCGCTGAGAAGCCGCGTTCCGGCTGCCGGAACGTTCGTTGCCGGGACCGCGCTCCCCTGAAAGGCTGGAGGCGGTCGAGGGAGTTCCGATTCCACACCCGACGTGACCAGAAAAACCGGGGACATCCTCCGAATTGTTTTCGGGGGATCGTCCGGAAACACCCCGCCGCTCCGCCGGCAGCCGCATCGGAAAGGTGCACCGAACTCCATGGAGACCACTTCGGCACGTGCCGACGCATTTCCCGGTCCGGGAATGCTGGAGAACCGCCTGGACGCGTTCTTGGACAAGCGCGGAATCACTCGGGACGCGGTGCTGCGGGAGGCGGACCAGGGCGTGGGCAGTCCGGCGCTCGCGGTCGCCGCGGGATCCGTGCTCGCGGGGTTCGGCAACCATCGCAGCGACCTCGACCTCTTCGTCCTGGTGGAGAACGACCGGCTCACCCGCTTCCCCGTCCAGTCGCACGAGCACGGCACGGTGATCGACGTCAACATCCGCCGGGCGAGCGCCGTCCGGGACACCACGGCCGAACTGCGGACCCGGCCCTGGCCCCGGTTCGCCTCGGTCGGAGAGTCCGGCTGGAACCACCGGCGGCGCGCCATCAACACCGTGAACCGGCTCGCCCTCGGGCTGCCGCTCGTCGCCGCTCCCCCCTGGGACGCCTGGCACGCCGAGCTGCGCGGCCCCTGGCACGCCGACGTGGTGGAACAGTGGTGGAGGGTGGAGGCGCACCGGCTCGCCCAGGCCGCCCGTTGGCTGCGGGGTGCCAAGCCCATGGCGGCGGCGGCCCGCGCGCGGGAGGCGGTGGTCGCCGCGCTCAACGCCAGGGCGGCGGCCGGCGGGCAGGTCTACTTCCCCGCCAAGTGGGTGGGGGAGAAGCTCAAGGCGCTCGACGACGCCGAGGGCCTGGCCGTTCTCGGCGACGTACTGGCCCCACCCCTCGACCCGCGGGAGAGGATCCCGCACTGCCTCGGCCTCGTCGACCGCCTGGCCGGCGCACCCGCCCCGCTCCACGCGGTGCTGCGCTGGTCCACCGGCGTGGGCACGACCGTCCTGGACGACCGCACGGTCGTGGACCGATGGCAGGTGCGCGCGCTGGAGGTGCTCCGGTCGGACCTGCCGCACGCGGACAGCGACGAGGTCGTCTGGTCGGGTCCCGTCGGCTCCGCGCTCCCCGACGACCTGCTGCCCCTGTTCGCAGGCGACATGCTGTGGCTGGGAGTGGCCCACCCCGGCCCGGAGGTACCCGCGTGACGCCCCTCGGCACCACCGCCCCGACCGGTCCGGCATCGGGCGAAGCCGCCCCGACCGACCTGCGCCGGCTCCTCGTGTTCCGCGCCCACGGCGCCGCCCGCCTGCTGCTCGGCTGCCGTGCCCGGCTGGAGGACATCGAGGGCGCCACCGCCGCGGGCCAGACCGAGGTCGCCGTGCTCATGGCCTACGAACTCGTACAACTGTCGCTGTCCGTACGGGGGCTGCGCACCGAGGGCGAACTGAGTTACGGACGCGACGAGGCCGCCTCCGACCCCTTCGCCGGCGTCCCGGCCGACCAGGTCGAGACGGGGCTGCTGCTCGCCGCGCGGGGTCGGGAAGCCGCGACCGGCGACCCCGGGCCGGGCGAGGAATGGCTGGACCGGCTCCGGGAGCACCTGCGGGACACCGAGGCCCTGCTCGGATACCGCGAGCCGCTGCCCGACGTGCGCTCCGGCAGCGGACTCATGAAGGGCCTCAAGTTGGCCCGTACCTGGCAACCCCACCTCCAGCGCGTCGGCCTCCCCGACCTCCTGCCGGAAGCGTGGACGCGCCGTGTCGACTGACCCCGTCCCCGCGAGCACCCCGGGCGACGCGCCCCCGCCGCTCGCCCTGCGCGGCGTCGGCAAGCGGTACGGCTCCGCGACCGCCCTGGACGACGTAAGCCTGCACATCGCCGAAGGCGAGATCGTCGGCCTGCTCGGACACAACGGCGCGGGCAAGTCCACCCTGATGTCCCTGGTGGCCGGACTGCTGCGGCCCGACGCCGGGGAGATCGAGGTACTGGGCGTCTCCACGGCCCGCGAACCGCGCCGGGCACGTCTGCGCCTCGGCCTGGCCCCCCAGGAACTCGGCGTGTACCCGCCGCTGACCGTACGACAGAACCTCCGATTCTTCGCGGAACTCGCCGGGCTGCGCCGCCGGGAGGCGGATCGGCGCATCGAGGAGGCCGCCGAACCGCTGGGCCTCGCGGACCTGCTCGAACGCCGCGTCGGCGGGCTCTCCGGGGGCGAACAGCGGCGCGTACACACCGCGATGGCCCTGCTGCACCGGCCGAAGCTGCTCCTGCTCGACGAACCGACGGCCGGCGTGGACGTGGAGACCCGGGCCCGGCTCATCGCGCACGTCCGCGACCTGGCCGCCGCCGGTACCGCCGTCTGCTACTCCACCCACTACCTCGGCGAGGTCGAGGACCTCCACGCGAGCGTGGCCGTCCTGGACCACGGCCGTCTGGTCGCCCGCGGAACCATCACCGACCTGGTACGCGACCACGGTGACGGGGCCGT
This region of Streptomyces sp. NBC_00513 genomic DNA includes:
- a CDS encoding NADH:flavin oxidoreductase gives rise to the protein MTGTTSTASRAAEILSRPIKLNGLTVPNRIAMAPMTRMFSPGGVPGEDVQAYYAGRAAAGVGLIVTEGTYVGHDSAGQSDRVPRFHGEDQLAGWAKVAAAVHEAGGTIVPQLWHIGMVRKQGEAPYADAPAVGPSGIRVDGTEGTGRAMTRTDLDDVIGAFADAAAEAERIGFDGVELHGAHGYLLDQFLWERTNRRTDTYGGDAVARTKFAAEIVAAVRERVPADFPVIFRYSQWKQEAYDARLAQTPQELEAILAPLAAAGVDVFHASTRRYWLPEFEGSDLNLAGWTKRLTGRPTITVGSVGLDGDFIRAFAGEGAALGDIDNLLDRMEREEFDMVAVGRALLQDPQWAAKVLGNRFDELKPYDAAALKSLSR
- a CDS encoding MarR family winged helix-turn-helix transcriptional regulator, whose protein sequence is MLLSRHQVLARRERDPERLERSAYLLLSRIDTEGPMSIGQLADAFALDTSTVNRQTAALLRCGLAERVADPEGGMARKLCITAEGGRRLAQDREVNRSCLARVVAGWSPEEVRELEDVLVRLNRSAEALEGRFWPRTEEDDARTACRPPTPRESPTAAPREPATPAP
- a CDS encoding TetR/AcrR family transcriptional regulator, which produces MLFRRHGYAATGLKRIAAEADAPFGSIYHFFPGGKQQLAEDAIRTSGTEYGRMVLALLDSVPDPMESLVHAFEAAANDLAAADYADACPIGTVALEVAGSDEVLRVATAEVFEEWVDAATQWFGRWVAEPERARSLAYSMVMMLEGAFMLSRAARDPEPLRVAGRSMAELLRTARPRTSED
- a CDS encoding alpha/beta fold hydrolase, with translation MPRVELSSGPIDFQDTGGEGPVLVFGHGLPMNETQWRKVVPRLDGYRCVLPTLPLGGHRHPMNPDADLSQRGVALLLGEFIEALGLDEVTLVLNDWGGGQFLVSEGRAQRVARLVLVACEAFDNFPPGPAKVMARVCGVPGGVRLLTRLMRLPAFRHNRGGYGGMSLRGIPDEIMDDWFAPATRSRAIRRDFAKFATGAPNRETLLAWSERLSDFDRPVLVVWATEDRLMPREHGPRLAELYPQGRLIEIADSSTLIPEDQPERLAEVLTDFLIQTGAEPVRHVD
- a CDS encoding helix-turn-helix domain-containing protein, which produces MLARGLSVLRCFRPGEPELQLSEIARRADMPKATAHRIISELVEEGMLERGERGLRLGVSLFALGARVPRQLTLRSLAFPYAEQLHHVTRGSAFIFISDATGPDAALVDAVRRAHGAGAEIGVEEEARASVQAATRIFQAFAAGPPLPFSAAWEDGEGEAGRVRHQGFVAVRGASGAVGIAAPVLTASSTAVGALAVTGPQGRLQVVGAVSHLRAACAAVSRALQRTPDMAPAH
- a CDS encoding aspartate aminotransferase family protein, with the protein product MTASDGLGAARDALGATRSHQSPQLALMYGMNGSGAIEMRGEGARLLLSDGRGALDFGSYAVTLLGQRHPAVLAAVRRELDAMPVSTRVLANRTTAELARRLAAWGDPGRLTKVWLGLNGCDAVEAALKLARLASGRTRVIAIEGAYHGKSLGALAATWNARYRRALEPLLGGVTHMAADPAAIPAAFAGDGVAAVLVEPVQGEGGVRALEPGFLRALADAAHAHGAFVIADEIQTGLRRCGPRLVSTDAGVRPDAVLLGKALGGGVQPLSAVLATPELYAPLTADPFTHTTTFSGHPLGAAAGLATLAAVEELAPRGAVLERLLADGLARIAGRHSGLVTRVRGRGLMWGVEFATAAAAGDVLMELGRKGLVVSPCLGRPEVLRLLPPLVASDDEAEEALAILDAVCAAVPAEFRPPQ
- a CDS encoding ABC transporter ATP-binding protein, with product MSTDPVPASTPGDAPPPLALRGVGKRYGSATALDDVSLHIAEGEIVGLLGHNGAGKSTLMSLVAGLLRPDAGEIEVLGVSTAREPRRARLRLGLAPQELGVYPPLTVRQNLRFFAELAGLRRREADRRIEEAAEPLGLADLLERRVGGLSGGEQRRVHTAMALLHRPKLLLLDEPTAGVDVETRARLIAHVRDLAAAGTAVCYSTHYLGEVEDLHASVAVLDHGRLVARGTITDLVRDHGDGAVELTFSGTPPPLRVPWPVTRADEMLRVHAREPHLAAPEVLAALGDSLPRLVNLRVLRPSLETVFLALTERPGAVASGLRHDVGSEDGPKPPTDRTVEAGRHA